From the genome of Triticum aestivum cultivar Chinese Spring chromosome 1A, IWGSC CS RefSeq v2.1, whole genome shotgun sequence:
AAAGAACACTGGAGTAGTGGAGTGGTTCCAAGTTCCAACTTGCAGCCCTTCCGGGATTCCATGAGCTGATGAGCACGACCAACGCACCTCCCAAACTCCAGTTAGCATTTTTTGGAGTGGCCAACAACATTTTATACAAATTCTATTATATAATTATTtcatattttatatatgaaaataTTTACATTTTCGTAGCGGAAAACACATTCATATTTCTCTTCTATGACGCCATTAGCCCAAACCCATTTTCAATTGGATAAGACCCCCATTTTCGTAAAGAAAAAAAAACTCGGTCAAGGATCCAGTTTCTGGACCGCCGAAGCCGGAAAGCCCGGCCCATGCAACCGGCCCAACGTTCTCCACTCACAGACCAAGTCCAGAGCTGCCCATTCCCCACCCGCAACCGCTGGAGAGCTCGCGaatctgctcctcgtcgccgtccctGCCCGCCCCGATCCGTCCGCCGTCCGCCGTCTCCCCGTCCGGCTCCCGATGGCGCGGTTCCGGTTGCACTGGCTGGAGGCCATGCTGCCGCTGGGCATCATCGGCGGCTTCCTCTGCATCATGGGCAACGGCCAGTACTACATCCACAGGGCCGCGCACGGCAGGGTACCCTCCCTTCCCccatctctctctcccccgaatCCCGATCCGAATCTCTCTCGTGCTGAGGCTTGCGCGTGGTTTGTTGGATGCAGCCGAAGCACATCGGGAACGACATGTGGGACGTCGCCATGGAGCGCCGTGACAAGAAGCTCGTCGACAAGCCCGCCGCCAACTAGGTGCGGATCTGATCCCACGCCTTCTGAATCTCCTGCCGGTGGCCCCTATCAGGTTTCTGGGGGCCTGGCTCTGACGTGAAATTCTAGGGTTTGGGCTGGTGTTAAGTTAGAGTAGTTCCCTTCTGTTGTTGGATACGAGGTGTTTATGTGGGGGGTTACAAATTGGGAGTGCCTGGTGGGAATTTGCGCATTTCTCCGTAGCTGGGTTGCCCTGTTTGATTGGTAGTGCGTTGCAGATCACTGGAGACTTCGTGATACTTGATTGTCATGTTTGGCTGTTATGCTTTGACTGAATTGGATTGCAGTGTGCTAGACTTGTACTGAATTTCTGATTTAGTTGTTACTCGTAGCCCCATTTTCGCTATCAAAGTGATGGTGCAGCTTGGGGTCTTGTGGTATTTGAATGTAAGGCTAGTTTAGAAGATGATAGAGCACGCAATGAGGTAAATGCCAACTGGTTGGGTCTTTGAGGTGGGAGAAGTGTTACTTCGGGGTTGGCAGCGCTTCCTCTGGTCGTCTTCTCAAGTCATCGCAGTGGAAAATAAAAACTGACTACTTCTGTTTCACAGCTTGCTTTGCCTAGTCTTTTGAAGAATGGTGATCTAGGAACTACATTTATCTAAGTAGTCTCTCTCCAGTCTCCTGTGAATACATGTAGGCTGGCCCCAGAATGGAAACCATGATTGTTTTTACACCCTCTAGCAGACTTGCAACGTGATCTTCATGTTACATTGTTCCCTATTTTCCTTTCATTATCTTGTGATTGCCCGGTCCATTCTTGTCTTCCTCAATTGTATTATCCTTCCCGTGCATTCGATCACTTCATGAATAACATTAGCATTGATGATAATTCTTTGTTTTAACTGTTTACCACTTCACATTGGCATTGTTTGAGCAATACTCTTAAAAATGTAGTTGGATTCATCTGAAGCAATTTTGCCTTCGTTTTCCCGTTGCCTTACTACCAACAACCGCTATTGATATCACACTGCTCACCACAAGTTTTGTGTTGCCAAATGACTCTGATTGAATTCAATAGTTGCTGTTAACTGACATTAAGTCCCCCTTTTATGTCTGTGGGGCTGTGACTCAGATTTTTAGTTAATGTTTCTCCTTGTACTCTTCTATTATATTCAAATTTGCTGAATCGAGGGTTTCCTGTCCATAAATGTCCTATGATCTTCAGCACTACCTTTTCACTTTCATCTCCAGAAAGAATAAAATACGAATGAAGTTCTTATTCAGTAACACGTGTATTTTCCAATTGTAttggtgattttttttctttttttgatggTTTCTAATCTGGAACAAAACTAATGTTCTACACTTGGATATTCTAGAAGCAAGAATCCATGATGTTTATGTTTTGTCATCTGTTTTTGGCTTTGTCAAATCCGGGTAATGTCAGTTCAGTTATTGTCTAAAAAAAGGAACTGCGATGCATGTGACTTGTAGTTATGAAGTAGCTTATCTTTATCTAGCACTTACTCTGAAAAGTAGTGCCTTTGTTCCTCTTTGTTGTGCATCAGGATgcatttttctttctccttttgtGATGATGCTCACTGTACATTCTTGTGAGTTTTACGATTAGCCACTAAAAGAGCAACTCTTGTTTTTGTAGGATATTGGTCAGCAATTGATCTTTCTTGGATGTTGATGAAGCTCTTTCAGAAGCTCAGAAATACTGCTGCGTAGTTTCCTTGTATCAATGGGAAACTGGggcttctgtttttgtttttggtttCCCAACGTTGGATGAATAATGTGTACCTAAAGTTAATCAAACAAAATATGTTCCCCTTGCAAATTATTTACCCTTTCCCTCCTTGATTGTTTGTGAACAATGTGTGATGTTTGTTGTATCTATTATGGATTTTTATATGGATATACTTAATCTACCTGTTCATGAGATCTAAATTAGCTGGTACAATTGTTCTGACCAGAGCTGAGTTGTGGCTCTTCAAAAACAATTTTTCTTCTGTATGGATGTGAGCGTTTGAAGGACAGGCCTGGCACAGTGGTGAAGTACTCCCCATGTGTGCCAACAGGTCTTGGGTTTGATGTGGCATCTCTGAATTGCACTGGGGTAAGGCTTGTCTGGTATAATCCTTCTCCAGACCCCACCTGGTGAGGCAGCTTTTAACATTGGGCAAGGCTTGCCTTGTACTGTATAACCCTTCCCTAGACCTCACCTGCTGTGGGAGCTTCTAACATTCGGTCAGTCATTTTTCTTTATGGATGTGAACGTTAATTAGAATCATATTTTTCCTAATTGTAGGGGCAACGAGTTTTACTAGAATTCCGCAGTTTGCACAGCTGACGTAAACTCGCCTTAAGTGTGGCAGTAGCTTGTGCAAGAATGTTACTTATTCTGAATGGAACAACCAAATTTTGTAGTTGAAGTTTTATGTGTTTTTGCCAAACGGATGCGATCTTCTTCCCTTGGTGGTCTGCCTCCCTTGCCGCTTCTCCGGCAAGTTTGTGGAAGGGCCTTAACTCTCTTATAGCCCTAACTGCATGGAGTATCGGGAAGCATAGCAACGCCGTTCTCTTTGACGACCTCCAGCCATCTGCCGACGAGCTCGTCTGCATCATCATGGAGGAGGCTCGGCTTTGGGCACTGGGCCGAAGCCAAAGGACTCGCATTAGTGATCTCCAACCGAATGTACCGAGGCTGAGCAACCTCCATCATGCTCATGCTGTGCtcctggggatgctgatacgtgtaTGCCCCCTCGATCAGCAACCTGTACGTTCTCTCCACTTATCAATGAAACGGTATGCAACAATGCGTATTCATGAAAAAAGAGTTGATATTACATAAGGAACTAAGAATTACAGACCCAcggatatgatgctcatattagaTCTCACCCTGAACAGGCGAACTGGTAATTACACTGGGGAAAAAGGTAACAAATGAGACGAAGAGGCCTTCTCTACATGCGTGCGTGTACATGCATGATTGTTTCAGCAAACACCAAAGGCCGTTCATCAGTCTTGGCATTGCTGCTGCTGGGAGGCCTTCTCCGGCGAGCAGTTATCTCGAATGGGGTTTGTCTGCTGTGAACCTTCATCTTCCTTTGGACTCCGGTGCATGGGCGACCCGGCAACTCCGATGGCAGTGTTGTCTGTGCTCCTCGACTCCGGAGCATTGTCGGTGCAGAGAGATGGGGGATTGGGGGTAGCAACCGGCACATTGTCGGCGCGGCGAGTGGGTGACTGTGGGGCAGCAACCGGCGCATTTTCGGTGCGACGAGAGGGAGATTGGGGGGCAGGAACAGCGGCATTGCCGGTGCGGCGAGAGGGCGGCTGTGGGGCAGCAACAGGCACATTGTTGGTGTGATGTGAGGGGGGCTGGGGAGGGGCAGTGCCCTTGGTAGCCGGTGTGTCGTGCtcggcctcttcctcctcctcctcgtattcttcttcttcctcctcctcgtattcttcttcttcttcctcctcctcgatgaTGTCCTCTTGGAGGCCGACCACGGTTAGCTGGTTGAGGTCGACGATCTCCCGCAGGAACCGGTTCTCCCTGGCGTACACCGTGTTCTCGGTGGCCAGCCGCGCCTTCTCCGCCAGCAGCGTCTCCAGCTGCTTCCGTACCTGCATGCgcagcaagcaaccatgtctttgagGAGTAGGAATGGCCGGTGCAAGGAGGAGGAGGGAGTGGCCAACCACAACATGCATGCATACCAGGTCCTCGTTGGCGGCGTGGTCGTGGTTGCCGGCCCGGtgcaggcgggtctcctcctccagcTGCGCGCACCGCTCCTTGGAGAAGGCCAGGTCGGCGTTCACCGTCTTGAGCTCCCGCTGCAGCAGCTTCACCTTGGCCGCCATCACGTTCGCCACCTGGTCCACGGCGGAAGCTGCTCTCATTCCATATAACCAAGAAACTCCAACGCCAGCGCACGCACGCAAAAGAGGAGGCACCTTACGTCGCGAGAAGCTTTGATCTGGGGCGACTCGAAGTCGGTCATCATCGGCGACATGAGTTCCGGGGTGCCCAGGTTCAGGTGCGCGCTCCGCATGTCCACGCTGCACGTCTTCCTCCTGATCTGCAGCTTCCTCCCGACCACCGCCGGCGTCCTGCTCTCCGCCATCGTCGCCGCGTGCAGGCCCTCCTGCAAAACCGTCCCCGTCGATCAATCTCTCATGCCCTGACAAGTCGACGATCGCTGTCTGTGCGTTTGGACGCCGGAATTAGCCAAAGAGACTTGCCTCCAGCGCATTCTTGATGTGCCCTCCCATGTCGAACTTTGGCCCTTCCGACCCGTTCTGGAACGTAGGGCTCTCCGACTTCCGGACCGGGTCGTAGGACCACCGTGACTGAGCTTGCTGACGAGGTGAGAAATGTTGTGAAGCAAATCAAAGCTTAAATGGAGTGGATGACATGGTGACTGAAGCAAAATCTGAAGGCGGCATTGCATATTTCCATGGAAAGAACAGGTGACCGATCCTTACCGGACTGCCGGCTTGTGTGACCAGAGGCTGGCTCCGGGCGTCCTCTGCGGGGGCACTCTCGTCGAGCATGGCCTTGGCTTGCTGCGCCAGAAGCCCCCACAGCCCTTGCTTCGTCTCGTCCTTCTTCACCGGCGAAAGCTTGGAGTCGTCGTTCGTGGCGCTCGACGTGGACGTGTACAGCATGGTCACGGGATCCTGCGAGGTCTCAGAGCAGACGGTTGCTCAGGCACCGGATTCGGCAACGGCCACGGAGGAGATgggggagagggggcgcacctGCGCGAACAGGTCGTTCTGCCGGCCGGCGCGCGGGGACGCCCGTGGGGACGTCGACGTGATGGGGTCAGCCGGCCGGGCGGCGCGCGGGGACACGCGCAGGGACGACGACGTGGCGGGGTCGGCCGGCCGGGCGGCGCGCGGGGACACCCGCAGGGACGACGACGTGACGGGGTCAGCCGGCCGGGCGGCGcgcggggacgaggaggaggatgcggTGAAGCGGTCGGCGAGCGCCTGCATGTCCCCGCGCGCGGCGGAGGCGAGCAGGGTCTGCGCGGCCAGGGAGCGGTCGGGCCGGCGGCTGTCGTCGGCGAAGCGGGTGGCGCGCGGGGACGCGGTGGCGGGCGACGCGGAGTCGCCCGGCGACGGCTGCCGGTTGTCCTCCACGAAGGTGTTCGACCGCTGGATGCCCTGCTTCCTCCGGTACGCCATTGCCGCGCGCTGCCGCTCTCGGATGGAGTCGCAGTCCTACCGTGTTCCCAAGCATAGGTGGTGGCGCTGCGGTGCTCTCTTCCGTGGCATGGGTAGCTGCCATTCCACGCGCGGGCAGGGGGTAATGGGCAAGCCATGGCCGTTGCTTCGTAACGAACTCGCCCGCGTTTTTAGGCCGCGCGTGGGGCCATCCAGCACCCGTCTGCTCGTTTTGGACGTGAATTTTCATtggaaaaagtttaaaataaacctCGGAAGTTGTAGACAAAAAGTAAATCAAACCCTGAAATTTGAATCCCGAAAATTGACACTCTGAACTTGTAATCCCGGTCATTTTTGACCCTAAACCTGCTTCGCACACCGGGAATACTAAAATCCCGGCCGGGATAACTAGCTACTCTCACGGTCACGGGCAAgaatttgggccggcccactatCACACAACAAGAATTCGTGAAGTTAAAAAATGTTCGCACATTTCTAAAATTGTTCAGAAGTTAATAAATGTTTCTTTTTTATATTTTGGCACGAATTCAATCCATTTTGTGTTTAAAAAATGGAATTCTGAAATTCTATTTGCCTTTTAAAAAATTAgcgatttaaaaaaaatcacatttgTCAAAACATGTTCAGAACTCCAacagtttttcacatgctatgaaaAATGTTTTGGATTTTCAGAATCGTGTcacattttttgaatattttttggaatttcatAAATTATGTTTTTAAAAAATATTTCGGATTGTTAGTTGCAGACTCGACTGGGACGGCCCACCAGACATAAACCGAGTTTTTTTTCTTATCACGTGCCGTAaaaattctttctttctttttcttaatgCGCGACGTAATAATTCCAAAAGAGAAAAATATGCCGTGGAGTCAAACTTGGGACCTGGCAAGGTTGGCCTAATTTCGCTAGCCACTACAACAGACGACTATGACTTACGTAATAAGAGGCCGAAAATATTTAATCAGAAACCAAAGCGTCAAACTTTGAAAACTTTTTTTAGGGGCAAACAAGTATTGAAAAGGTATTTATTTCTGAAATCTTTGAACATTTTATAAAGTgtgtttttgaaaattttgattttttttaaaaaccaACAACTTTCAAAAAGAGAACACCTTTtgaaacataaacatttttttaacCTGATTTTTTTGTAAAGTGCAAACACTTTTTGGAACAtaatttttttttctgaaacctgAACGAAATTTTAAAGTGCGAACACTTTTTGTACAATGTAAAAAAAATGTGTGTTGTAAAAAAATGTGTCATAACCTTAACAGAATACAAGTGACATGTGTTTGAAAAAAGTGTATGCAAAATTAAAAATATTGAACCATGTAAAGAGCGTTCTCGTgtagttttataaaatgtttattgtcattaagaaaatgtaaaacgtgtatttggaaaaatattaccgtgtattcaattttttttgaaaacatttaatttaaaaatatccatattgtatttgaaaatatcaaaagttCATCAAATATTTAATGTGTGCGTTAAAAACATACATTGGGTACTGAGAAAAATTAGAGCGTGCGCGTGAGCGACTGCCCTACTGGGCCAGCTCAATTTTGCAAATAATGGCGAAGACCTCTCAAAGTTTAAAATGGCCCGGAATTAGAGTGTTTGGTGTGCTGATTTTAGAGATTGAGAGTTCGATGTTTGGTTTAGTTTTTGCCTACAAATTCAAGGTTTGCTTTGGACTTTTTCCATTTTCATTTGCAACACTAAGAGGTATCATGCAGTCATATAATAGGAtacattgtactccctctgtaaattaataaTATAATTATAAGAGAGTTTACATGGCTATTTGACCACTTAATCATTGTTTAGCTGAAGGTCTGAATTGTCAATAGCTCCAACGTCGTCGCGACCTTGCCTATTGTTTCCCgtggtaagggcatctccaaaaATCGGTCTCACTATCCGTTCACGGACCCAGATACGGGCTTGCGGCCATCCAATCCTATGCATCCGACGTCCGTCCTTGTTTTAATCTTCAAGCAGTCGGGAACACTCCAAAGTAACTATAAATGAGCATAATTTTTTGAATGTTGAAAAATACTCAAATGCGAAGCTATTTTAAATTTAAATATTACAATCCAAACATTAACTTTTCAACTAAAATAGTCAAACTTGAATTCAACTTATGCTCTAGTTGTCCCCTTTAACCACCCACGGGTGCTCAACCAGATCGTTGTTCTTAAGATGCCGACGAGTTGCTCGATGGTGAATTTGTCGATGCATTTGGACAAACTCCTCAAACGTGGTCGGATTCTTAGTTGATAGGATCACACAAGATGTCATCATCATTCGCAAATTTCAGACCTCCGGCAGCCCCTTCACCCTCATCCTTCACAGTCATGTTGTGTATGATCACACAAGATGTCATCATCTCCCACAAGGTTTCTAGATTTCATATTTTTGCAGGTCCTCGAACAATCGCAAAACATGCTTGAAGCACTCCTAATGCCCTATCCACATCCTttctagaggtaataataaagttgttatttatatttccttatatcatgataaatgtttattattcatgctagaattgtattaaccggaaacttagtacatgtgtgaatacatagacaaacagagtgtcactagtatgcctctacttgactagctcgttgaatcaaagatggttaagtttcctagccatagaca
Proteins encoded in this window:
- the LOC123060260 gene encoding NADH dehydrogenase [ubiquinone] 1 alpha subcomplex subunit 1 codes for the protein MARFRLHWLEAMLPLGIIGGFLCIMGNGQYYIHRAAHGRPKHIGNDMWDVAMERRDKKLVDKPAAN
- the LOC123060250 gene encoding uncharacterized protein isoform X1, whose protein sequence is MAYRRKQGIQRSNTFVEDNRQPSPGDSASPATASPRATRFADDSRRPDRSLAAQTLLASAARGDMQALADRFTASSSSSPRAARPADPVTSSSLRVSPRAARPADPATSSSLRVSPRAARPADPITSTSPRASPRAGRQNDLFAQDPVTMLYTSTSSATNDDSKLSPVKKDETKQGLWGLLAQQAKAMLDESAPAEDARSQPLVTQAGSPQAQSRWSYDPVRKSESPTFQNGSEGPKFDMGGHIKNALEEGLHAATMAESRTPAVVGRKLQIRRKTCSVDMRSAHLNLGTPELMSPMMTDFESPQIKASRDVANVMAAKVKLLQRELKTVNADLAFSKERCAQLEEETRLHRAGNHDHAANEDLVCMHVVVGHSLLLLAPAIPTPQRHGCLLRMQVRKQLETLLAEKARLATENTVYARENRFLREIVDLNQLTVVGLQEDIIEEEEEEEEYEEEEEEEYEEEEEEAEHDTPATKGTAPPQPPSHHTNNVPVAAPQPPSRRTGNAAVPAPQSPSRRTENAPVAAPQSPTRRADNVPVATPNPPSLCTDNAPESRSTDNTAIGVAGSPMHRSPKEDEGSQQTNPIRDNCSPEKASQQQQCQD
- the LOC123060250 gene encoding flocculation protein FLO11 isoform X2 — protein: MAYRRKQGIQRSNTFVEDNRQPSPGDSASPATASPRATRFADDSRRPDRSLAAQTLLASAARGDMQALADRFTASSSSSPRAARPADPVTSSSLRVSPRAARPADPATSSSLRVSPRAARPADPITSTSPRASPRAGRQNDLFAQDPVTMLYTSTSSATNDDSKLSPVKKDETKQGLWGLLAQQAKAMLDESAPAEDARSQPLVTQAGSPQAQSRWSYDPVRKSESPTFQNGSEGPKFDMGGHIKNALEEGLHAATMAESRTPAVVGRKLQIRRKTCSVDMRSAHLNLGTPELMSPMMTDFESPQIKASRDVANVMAAKVKLLQRELKTVNADLAFSKERCAQLEEETRLHRAGNHDHAANEDLVRKQLETLLAEKARLATENTVYARENRFLREIVDLNQLTVVGLQEDIIEEEEEEEEYEEEEEEEYEEEEEEAEHDTPATKGTAPPQPPSHHTNNVPVAAPQPPSRRTGNAAVPAPQSPSRRTENAPVAAPQSPTRRADNVPVATPNPPSLCTDNAPESRSTDNTAIGVAGSPMHRSPKEDEGSQQTNPIRDNCSPEKASQQQQCQD